The Paramicrobacterium fandaimingii DNA segment CCGTCGCCGTATTCACAACGACAGGCGCTTTCAGGTTGACGCTGACGCCCTCCTCAGACGGATTGGCGACTACGAGCACCCAGGCATCGTCTGCTGTCTTCAGCTGAATGAGCTCGACCTGCTCATCGCTGATGATCGGAGCATAGTCGTCGAGCACGGTGTTCGGATCGAGAAGAAACACACGCACGGCCTCGTCGGCAATCGCGCGCAACGCGAAGAGACCCTCGGAACCGTCGACCGGGGCAAGCTCGAAATCTGTGTGAGGAAAGAAGCCGGGTG contains these protein-coding regions:
- a CDS encoding flagellar assembly protein FliW; this translates as MSAALSFVAPPPGFFPHTDFELAPVDGSEGLFALRAIADEAVRVFLLDPNTVLDDYAPIISDEQVELIQLKTADDAWVLVVANPSEEGVSVNLKAPVVVNTATGRSAQMILEDQDFPLRAPLV